The Phyllopteryx taeniolatus isolate TA_2022b chromosome 7, UOR_Ptae_1.2, whole genome shotgun sequence genome has a segment encoding these proteins:
- the dcun1d4 gene encoding DCN1-like protein 4 isoform X1 — protein MHSDAANFQLNSHLTTLANIHKIHHTLHRLNLTEDVGQESHTSACCSRAMPPRKKRRPTAGDDMSAKKSRQDRKLDSPLIREEETFSNKRCLEWFYEYAGCDDVVGPEGMEKFCEDIGVEPENVVMLVLAWKLDAQSMGYFTLQEWLRGMGSLQCDSTERLRNSLDSLRSVLNDSTSFKLIYRYAFDFAREKDQRSLDLNTAKCMLGLLLGKTWPLFPVFNQFLEQSKYKVVNKDQWCNVLEFSRTINLDLSNYDEDGAWPVLLDEFVEWYKERQMS, from the exons ATGCACTCTGATGCGGCCA ATTTTCAGCTGAATTCTCACTTGACTACACTGGCCAACATCCATAAGATCCACCACACGTTGCACAGGCTG AACCTCACGGAAGACGTTGGACAGGAGAGCCACACGTCAG CTTGTTGCTCCAGAGCCATGCCCCCGAGGAAAAAGAGGAGACCGACTGCCGGAGATGACATGTCAGCGAAGAAGAGTCGCCAGGACAG AAAACTTGACTCGCCACTCATTCGAGAGGAGGAAACCTTTTCCAACAAGAGATGCTTGGAGTGGTTCTACGAATATGCGG GCTGTGATGATGTGGTGGGACCTGAGGGCATGGAGAAGTTCTGTGAAGACATCGGAGTGGAACCGGAGAAC GTGGTGATGCTCGTGCTGGCGTGGAAGCTGGATGCTCAGAGCATGGGCTACTTCACGCTGCAGGAGTGGCTGAGGGGCATGGGCTCGCTGCA GTGCGACTCTACCGAGAGGCTGAGGAACTCGCTGGACTCCCTGCGGTCCGTCCTCAATGACAGCACCAGCTTTAAGCTCATATACAGATACGCCTTTGACTTTGCCAGG GAGAAGGACCAGAGGAGTTTGGACTTGAACACGGCCAAGTGCATGCTGGGGCTTCTGTTGGGAAAGACGTGGCCCCTCTTTCCGGTCTTTAATCAATTTCTAGAG CAATCCAAGTACAAAGTGGTAAATAAAGACCAGTGGTGCAACGTGTTGGAGTTCAGCCGGACAATCAACTTGGACCTCAGCAACTATGACGAGGATGGAGCCT GGCCCGTCTTGTTGGATGAGTTTGTGGAATGGTACAAGGAAAGACAGATGTCATAG
- the dcun1d4 gene encoding DCN1-like protein 4 isoform X2: MRPRILLWIKSIWHLFWQNLTEDVGQESHTSACCSRAMPPRKKRRPTAGDDMSAKKSRQDRKLDSPLIREEETFSNKRCLEWFYEYAGCDDVVGPEGMEKFCEDIGVEPENVVMLVLAWKLDAQSMGYFTLQEWLRGMGSLQCDSTERLRNSLDSLRSVLNDSTSFKLIYRYAFDFAREKDQRSLDLNTAKCMLGLLLGKTWPLFPVFNQFLEQSKYKVVNKDQWCNVLEFSRTINLDLSNYDEDGAWPVLLDEFVEWYKERQMS, from the exons ATGCGGCCA CGTATACTTCTGTGGATTAAAAGCATTTGGCATCTGTTCTGGCAGAACCTCACGGAAGACGTTGGACAGGAGAGCCACACGTCAG CTTGTTGCTCCAGAGCCATGCCCCCGAGGAAAAAGAGGAGACCGACTGCCGGAGATGACATGTCAGCGAAGAAGAGTCGCCAGGACAG AAAACTTGACTCGCCACTCATTCGAGAGGAGGAAACCTTTTCCAACAAGAGATGCTTGGAGTGGTTCTACGAATATGCGG GCTGTGATGATGTGGTGGGACCTGAGGGCATGGAGAAGTTCTGTGAAGACATCGGAGTGGAACCGGAGAAC GTGGTGATGCTCGTGCTGGCGTGGAAGCTGGATGCTCAGAGCATGGGCTACTTCACGCTGCAGGAGTGGCTGAGGGGCATGGGCTCGCTGCA GTGCGACTCTACCGAGAGGCTGAGGAACTCGCTGGACTCCCTGCGGTCCGTCCTCAATGACAGCACCAGCTTTAAGCTCATATACAGATACGCCTTTGACTTTGCCAGG GAGAAGGACCAGAGGAGTTTGGACTTGAACACGGCCAAGTGCATGCTGGGGCTTCTGTTGGGAAAGACGTGGCCCCTCTTTCCGGTCTTTAATCAATTTCTAGAG CAATCCAAGTACAAAGTGGTAAATAAAGACCAGTGGTGCAACGTGTTGGAGTTCAGCCGGACAATCAACTTGGACCTCAGCAACTATGACGAGGATGGAGCCT GGCCCGTCTTGTTGGATGAGTTTGTGGAATGGTACAAGGAAAGACAGATGTCATAG
- the dcun1d4 gene encoding DCN1-like protein 4 isoform X3: MPPRKKRRPTAGDDMSAKKSRQDRKLDSPLIREEETFSNKRCLEWFYEYAGCDDVVGPEGMEKFCEDIGVEPENVVMLVLAWKLDAQSMGYFTLQEWLRGMGSLQCDSTERLRNSLDSLRSVLNDSTSFKLIYRYAFDFAREKDQRSLDLNTAKCMLGLLLGKTWPLFPVFNQFLEQSKYKVVNKDQWCNVLEFSRTINLDLSNYDEDGAWPVLLDEFVEWYKERQMS, translated from the exons ATGCCCCCGAGGAAAAAGAGGAGACCGACTGCCGGAGATGACATGTCAGCGAAGAAGAGTCGCCAGGACAG AAAACTTGACTCGCCACTCATTCGAGAGGAGGAAACCTTTTCCAACAAGAGATGCTTGGAGTGGTTCTACGAATATGCGG GCTGTGATGATGTGGTGGGACCTGAGGGCATGGAGAAGTTCTGTGAAGACATCGGAGTGGAACCGGAGAAC GTGGTGATGCTCGTGCTGGCGTGGAAGCTGGATGCTCAGAGCATGGGCTACTTCACGCTGCAGGAGTGGCTGAGGGGCATGGGCTCGCTGCA GTGCGACTCTACCGAGAGGCTGAGGAACTCGCTGGACTCCCTGCGGTCCGTCCTCAATGACAGCACCAGCTTTAAGCTCATATACAGATACGCCTTTGACTTTGCCAGG GAGAAGGACCAGAGGAGTTTGGACTTGAACACGGCCAAGTGCATGCTGGGGCTTCTGTTGGGAAAGACGTGGCCCCTCTTTCCGGTCTTTAATCAATTTCTAGAG CAATCCAAGTACAAAGTGGTAAATAAAGACCAGTGGTGCAACGTGTTGGAGTTCAGCCGGACAATCAACTTGGACCTCAGCAACTATGACGAGGATGGAGCCT GGCCCGTCTTGTTGGATGAGTTTGTGGAATGGTACAAGGAAAGACAGATGTCATAG